DNA from Zonotrichia leucophrys gambelii isolate GWCS_2022_RI chromosome 5, RI_Zleu_2.0, whole genome shotgun sequence:
AGCCATCATTCCGACCATgtgggaaagcaggagaggctgcttGGTGATCAACAGCATGGGAATAGCTCCACTCCATTGGATCCTGACAGCTCCAGtgaaatggagctgggaagtCGCTGCCCGTTTTTGTTATTGCCACTGGATGGCAATACACGTTAAGCAGAGATCTCTGTGCAAACCACACACGCACTTGCTGTTCCCCACATCGTTATTcagggccatggcagcacaCCCAGCAGGACACCAGGGAGCTCCAGAGCCCagaggctgccagcagcacaaccAGCAACACTGCTCTGGGGTCGGGCTGAATGTGGGCTTTTCCTTTGCACAGCCTTTACATGCCTTTCCTGCACTCAAAATCAATTTTTggccatccagcctggccttgaacacttccagaaacACCCAGACTCCCCaactcctctcctcctccaagtctttctctttgtttttataaagGCATCCTCAAAATCTTTATCTTTACACTTCTGAGAGGCGCAGGACCCTGATTGCACCCCTCCCCTGGGACAAAGCAAATAGTATTTAAAAGGTAAGATGATCATTTGTTCTTCTTTGTCCTCCAGATACCTGATGTACAAATCAGCCTTACAGTTCTGGTGTTGCACCATCCTGTATCTATGCTTAAACCTTAAAATTATTGCTGCTGGTATTTGCTTTTCCCCTAAGAGGAGGCCTCTTTTTTTGCTGGTATTTATTTCTTCCCTAAGaggatgcctttttttttgctggtatTTATTTGTTCCCTAAGAGGATGGGCAGGTCAGGGATGCTGTGTGGATTGTCACAGGCGTGCCCAGCTTCCCCCTGAGGGtatcctgtgcctgcagctccccctgctccgCACTCCAAACCTCTCCCCTGCAAGGACCAGGCgcttctccctccccctcctctcagcagcactgcaaaaaCCAACACAACATCTGCATTTACCTTTCTGCTTATTTAAAAACGGCAGTAGCAACGAAGCCAGCGGACTTTTTTTGCCAAAGTCCTTGGAAGACACTTTACTTTGGTTAACAACAGTCTCTTCAATGGGTTTCTTCAGTTTTACTCTTTCCTTCAGCTCCTCGGTGCTGACGGCAGAGGTCGGGGGCTCAGCGCCTATTTTTGGTGCAACAAAGGAGCTTTTCAGGTAGGACGAGGACTCCGCCAGGTTCTCCCTGTTCATCCTGCTCTCCGTCATTTTACCGGCCTCGTACTCCGAGGCGTCAGCGCGCGAGTTGTTCTCCTCCTTGATAATGTCCATGACCTTGGGCTTCATCAGGGGGGAGTCCTGCTCCCTCTTGGGGCTCTCCTCGGAGGCCGAGGAGGCATCGCAGGACTCGATGATGAGCTCGCTGTCGAGCTCCGCCTCCCGCTCCTCCCGCAGGATGCTGTACTGGATGGAGGGCGAGGCGGGCGACGGAGGGGGCCCCCCGATGTGGCTGAAGGTCATGTAGTTGGAGTGCAGCACCTCCTCGGCGGCCAGCGGGTCCTCCGAGACCAGCTCGATCTCCGAGTCGCCGGACTCGGCGCTGCTGGCTTCGTGCTCGCCGTGCGGGGCGGCGGCAGGGCGGCCGGACTTGGGGCGCGGCTCCCGCTTCTCCGCGGCCGGGCCGCGCTGCGCCTCCGCGGCATCGAAGGAGAAGCTCTTGGCTTCCTTGATGGCACTGATGAGCTCGTCCTCCGACAGGCTGCCTTTGCCCTGCGACTCGGAGCCGGATGGTTCTGCcatacaggagaaaaaaataaaaaaaaaaaaggaaaaaaatacaataatctTATTTTCCAGCAGCTTAGATTTTTATCGAATAtaaatactatactatactatcgaatatatatactataataGTATACAATAATATAACAATAATATAATACTATACTAtgattaataatataataataatataatactaTACTATtactatatatagtataatattatatagatataatactatactataataCTATAATGCAATACTGTTGTGGAAAATGCGTcttttatgattggcttttcacaaataataaaatgaatattatgtgtattatgttagaaagttatgctgtattaattaagtagtgtgttaaatatagttttaggttataacataaggttaaaatagaaactatgctatgtaagatactttttttttaaaggaaggacTTGCAGCGAActagcagccacaggacacctgaatctttcagagaaagagaactTATTGCTctcttataaaaaaaaaaatgaacttcttcccgcctcgcTCATCTCTGAAGATgccgtcaggattcagaggaagaagctggcactgcccagacagaatcctgtgtttgaatgtaatttatgcatcatgtatgaggtgtatgaatatgcaacaggctgttgtttttaaggtttaatcctctgttaacgtgggtccttttttgggcttattttgcccagaaagaggtacccggactgtccataactctttgtttttattgtctcatattgtcttgatccaaattgtccaaatttttattactctaattatattgctatttttatagctattttattgctattaaacttttaacattaaagaaaaagtgattggcattttcaCACTATAATTATACAATtacataataataatagaatatataagacataaaatataaaattatataattgtatataatataattaatattaatttttatctaATTATACAATACTACCCaaacccattaaaaaaacacacacacaaaaaactaACCTCTACCCTAAAACTTCCATTTTAGTTTATACATATTATTATAGTGTAAAATcttaaactctaagttttctaCTATATAGTCTAACTATATATAGTTAAACTATCAATATAGTTAATTATATATGGTTTTTTTCTACTATATAGTAGTgcacacttctattcaaactacACACCTATAATATTAATTCTCTCACTCCGTTTAAAAAACTTTCTCCATAACCTCAAAACAAATGCAATATTCTCAATACCTATCaacataaaaaaatctgaaattctcaaTAACCAAAATTCCAACAGGAACCAACACAATAGATTTCACAGCAGCACGTGTCCCTCTAGCAGGGCTGGAAGCACAGGCACAAAGTCTCCCTGCCTGGGATGACTCACAGTAATATCAGCTTGATCTTATACAGCATCTCCCGTGCAGGTACTCCTTATTAAAGAAGCATCACTTTCTAAAGAAAAAGCTGAGGCACAAGGCAGTGCTGGTCACTGCTTGACCTGTGGCTCAACAATGTGGTTTTAACCAGGGAAATCCTCAGTCAAGAGGAGCATGGGCTCAGGACACACATGACAGCATCAGACTGTCACCAACAGTTAAATACACACATGGGGCTGCTGGGTTCTGCTGATCCTATCAGCCCATGTGTAATTATCTGTAGCTTTGCCAAACTTTAATTTTCAGGTGTGGAAAATTTAGATCAGaaacttttctctctctttttttttttttttttttggtttgttgactagttgttttttgggttttttttttattaatttggggtttggttttttctcagGGTGTGGGTTGTGAATTCTCTCTGCTTTTAGCTGAGTTGGGTCCAAgaatgaaacaattttttctaCTGTAATTCTTAACATCATTATGAACtatattaacaaaaataatgaCTTATCTTGTCACCcaaaatttgaaacaaaacaaaaatattaatagcCCAGTCTGCGTTTTCTGACTGCAATTCCCCAGTCACATTGACACAGCCATCAAGCACACATGGAAATTTCTCCTCTGGGATCCTGAGTGTTCATTCATGACTAATTTAAAGTCATTATTAATGTGATGGGGTCACTTAAGTGGCACAGCATGTTGGGAGGAGTCAAGAAAGCCACCAGGAAAATAAATCCCCAAGTTTCCTCCAGCAGATGCTGGTGAAGAGGTCCCTGACAGGACAGTGCCTGCAGCTATCCACAGGGCTGGGTCCCACAGTGGAGTGGAGGAAAGTTTCCAGCCcacaaaaataacacaaaaatgtCCTTCTGCTGGACAGATTGTGGCCACAGACAGGATTCAGGTTCTGGTGTTTTTACACCACACTCCCATCTGGATGCTGGGAATTTTCTGGTGCATTGGGAGCTCCTGCatctcctctggctgcaggaagcTGCGCTGCTCTCCTGCACCACCACATGCGAGAGTTTTCTCCCAGAGCCAGACTGAACCCGGCACAGGTCCAAGCAGGCATGTGACTTCCAGCCCCGGTAGCACAGCAACGCCGTCCCTGGGCttcaccctgctcctcccagccctggcattcACCTTGTGAATAAAACAGCCCTttgtggccagcagcagggtgtCACATTCACTGCTGGCACGGGGAGGTGGATAAATACCCACGGCCTTTCAGCGCAGAGACAGACCACATCTTCCTTCCCCAGAAAGATGAGGGCCAGAGATTAAGagtaaaatgttttcaaaagccTTGACCCAAGCAGGGGGTGCTGGCAGCTTTGCCAGAATGCTTGAGGGGCACCTAGGAGCCACGACTTTGCTGGGTCACAGCATGGGAATAGCAAGGGCAGGTTTTGAATTTCTTCATCACTTATGAATGTGGGGTCTGGGCATGGAACATTCACAActgcaggaaaggagggaaaatgcaGAGGAAACACCCTTTGGGAGCCAGCCTCTAGAAAGAGATGCCTTCTTCTTTCCTTAACAGGCTGGATAAGCAGTTTTGATGGGATACAGATACCCAGCATCCCCAAGGCAGCCTTGAACAGACACCAGGACTGAGTAAGTAACAGTGCCTGAAGTCCTTAATTACCTTGTAGCAAAAAGCTACAAGTAAATCGATGAACAGTGGCACGTCTAAGGAGCAGTGTGTGATTTCACTCAAtcaaataaaagaagaaaaatgtggcTCTAAAGTCTATTCATTAAAGTTTCTGGCTGATGCAGGCAGAATAAATTCACAGCTGTGGTGGACTCTATCTCCTTTTCCTATGTGGAAGTGCACAAATGCTCCCTCACTTTTCTGTAGGAACCAAATATTCCTCCAAGGGGAGGTATTAGTGTGGGTGCCAGACTGCCATTTTAAGGAAATTCtagttgttttttcttaaatgctTCTAAATAAAATTGAAGCATTATAAGTTTCATCTTATGGGGGATGTTCTTTGTCAAATATTCATTGTTAAAGGATTTTAATCCAGGacactgaaatttaattttcagtcaaaaaatttggttttctgcCACAGAACTTTAGTCCTTTTGAAAGGACTATTCTACTTTTATATTTTAGCAGTGTATAATAGGGAAAATGAGGAGTAAAAATTATGGACTACTGCAGTAATCAGACagtaggaaaaatataaaaacatggaGTTTTGGTAACCCCCTAATATCCATCAGGAGTCTTTTGAAGAGATTGACCCTTTGTCCCTCCAGTCCTCTTTGTAAATGAGGTGACGGCATTTCCCTCCTCAGCACTTTATAAAATCAGCACTTTGACATGAAAACAGCACTGATTTTAACAATTTAACCTTATTTTCTGCAGGGGCAAAGAGATGCTAAGCCAGCCATTATAATTTTCATAATATCAACCCAGTCAGTTGCATTGCCCTGATCCCACAAACCTCATTTCCCTTGGGGAATCAGGGCAGCCAGGGTGACCAAGAGAGCTCCAAACCAGCAGGATCCAGCTCAAATCATGGCCTAGATGAAGATACCCCAGTGATCCCACAGGTACACTGCTTCCCCTGAGGAGAGATCCCTGAGGACTGGCTCAGCAGGCCTGGATCCCTTTCCATACAGAAGGACAGCCCATCCTGAGCAGTGTGTGGTGATGGGGAGCACAATTTGCCTCCCCCTTCACTTTGGCTACACAAAATGGTGTCAGAGGAGAGCACAAACACCTCTGGCCATGGACACTTGTAATGCCCTCtctcaccccaaaaatccatggtAATTCTCCAATGTGCAGGGTACAACAGCAACCACTTCTTGATCAGCAAACCCCTCAGTGCCCTGCACCAAGACCAGCATTACCTGTGCCAGAGGAGGGTGGTGTGACAGATCCTGGGCTGTCATCCTCGGGCTCTGACACTGTCACCGTGGGCACCACCTCATGGCTCGGCTTCAGGCCGGTGTCCGGCTGAGTTGGGCTCGGCTCTTTGCTGGCAGCTTCCTTGGTGTTTTCTGTCTCAGTGAGTGTGATCTTGACAGGGGTTGTACCCCCAGAGGGACTGTGCTGACCCCCAGACTTTCTGTCTTCCAGCAGGTCTTGTTCCTTGGCTGCCTTTGTGGTCTCAAAAGGCGTCTGTGGAGGTTCGGCGGCGTGGCTGGACCCCACGGGTGTTCCCCGGTACTTATCACTAAGGCCTGGGCTCTCATCTTCTGAGTCGGAGTCGTGTTTTTCTTGGTACTTTATTTCTTCTGATCTACTCATGTCCATGTATTTGTAACCTTCGACCTTCATGGGATCTGCTAAGGTTTTGTCGACTTCAGTAGACTCTGCAGGAGTCATCTCTATTCCCGAGTCTGAGCTAAACAAGCCACGGGACTCAAACCCAGTCACGTCTTGAACAGGATGGCCCAGGGCATTAAACCCCTCCgtgctgcctgagcagggaatgggggtgTTCTCCTGCTGATAGATGCCTGTGAAATAGGTGGAGTCCCGTGGGGTGGTGTAGTGGACATCGGAGATCAGGGAGGTGTAGAAGGAGTTGTCCCCTCCGTTGGCAGTGGAGCCATAGTCGAAGAGATGTGACGAGCCTGTGACACCTgaagcaaacacacaaaaagcagGCACAGTGAGACACAAGTGCCTGCAGGATTTCTGCATCAAGCTTTCTGCAAAGCCATGCTCACCCCCTTCTGAGCTTAAATTTGGTTTGTGAACCAGACTTGACTTTGCTTGCAAGCTCTTGGGGACTGTCTCTTTCTATGCCTCTGGGCAATATAGTGGCACATCTGTCACACAAGGCTTCCAGCTGCTGTTCTATCTTAAAATAGCTATAAGGATCCTGATAGTAACTAAATATTCCTGGTCAATGTTTGCCCAGCCTGTAAATAAAAACTTCTTATGATTGCAACCTCACAGCATCCCTCACATTCCAACCCAGGGGCTCAGCACCCAATATCCTTAAAAGAAATCTAATGTCCAATACTAAACcaatatttctttttgaataCATAGAACTGGAGGAATTTCACCCTATCTAAACTTTtcatgttgaaaaaaaaatctgctggaCAGAAATTGAGAGGGCAAGTTGCAAGCAGATTTAGATTACATTTTCTCTTAAGAGTAGCCACCCTAAATTTGTGAAACACCAAGGCAGAAACTCAACACCCTCATTTAGTGATTTCCACATGTTCAGAAAGCTGTAGCCCATGTGCATCATCTAGAAATCATGCTGGCATTCAGGTGGTTAAACCCCTGCATCATTTTCATGCCTCTAATTCCCTCTGCCACGCTCTCAGCTCCTCGGGATGATGCTAATTAAATTAGAAACAGCGGCCACTCTCCCTCTGCAGCATCCATACAAAGCACAGCTCGAGGACACGAACAGCGAGATCCCCCACCAGGGAGGGGGGAGAGAGGATTCCTGTGGGGGCTGAGGGAATGGGAAGAGGAGGAACAAAGCCAACGTCTGTAGGAGCTGCTGCCTATGGGAGGGAGCAGCCTGTTAACCCCTCATGTGCTGAAGCATCTCAGGGGCTGCCTGGCTTTCTCCAACTTCTGCTCATCACCTGCGAGGGATGTGAGGCTCCTGACCTGCTCCACACATGCCTGGGCCACCACACActgtcactgacatattttatgaaaaatcctttcgttaggattttttctcctgagaagctgagaggcctcagaaacgaaATGTCAACAATggctatctgctgctgtggaatgcaacaggtgcatctgggattggtctcatgtggttgtttttaattaatggccaatcacagtccggCTGTCTTGGActgtctggtcagtcacaagattttattatcattccattcttttcctttcaagccttctgatgaaatcctttcttctattcttttagtaattatattatattatattatattatattatattatattagccttctgaaacatggagtcaagattctcgtctcttcTCTTgtctgggacccctgtgaacatcacAACAGACAGTGCAGACTTTATCACAAAACTAAAgggacactgctgcagctgcaaagcCAGAAGCTGGAACATGTCCATGCAAAAGCTCCCAAGGTACTTGCATTTGAGTATTTCCTTCCCCATTGCACAAACAGATACTGATACCATCTCTAAACACCACCACAACTGCTTTTCCCCACTGCCCTCCATGCATCAGGCATGTGCAGCTCATTTAGGGAGCCCTGAAGCAGTATTTTCTGCCCTGTAATACTTCAGAGTTGTAGCTGAAGGCTTTATTTTACTGCACAGCCTCACTGGActtgacacacacacacaccccaagcCCTGCACGAAGGCAGAGTGATTGTTTCCCTCATCTTATTTCTGCATTGTGCAGTGTTGTGATGTCTAACAAgcaatttcttttccctggatTGCCTCTAGGCTGGGAACAACACATCCGTCCCATTACAAGAGGAAACCTGGTagcacaggggaaaaaacaacccaaaagtGCCACTCCTTGTTTTTCATCCTACCTGTGctacctgctgctgtgtccccatcctcCCTGGCTTTGGGGGCAGCCCTCCCTGCTAATCTGCCCCTGCACACAcggtgcaggcagcagctccatccccacagccagggATTTGTAGCAGCCTTTGCCACAGGAGAGCGCAGAGCAAggggtgctgcagccagcaggtgGAAAATCATCCattcccagtcattcccagccTTCAGCTGGGTATTCTCACTGCTGTGTAGCACTGCATAGAGCTTTTCATAGAAATATTTATCATCCTGGCAAGCTCTTGCTTCAGAGTGGTGAGGGGCACTGTGGAGATGTGAACTTGGGGCTTATTTCCCCCTCTCTATCGATGCACCTTTACATTTaactgtggcattcacattttctgaaaaaattcctttgcccaggatttttctcctgggaagctgagaagcctcagaggaaaggaaaacaactcttatctcatttgcttctcctgtgttttgctcatgtggaatgtgtttggataTTGTTTACCCACAGATGATTGTTCCGTTGGgttctggtgtgagttgttttggctcattggccaatcagggccaagctgtgtcaggactctggaaagagtcactaGTTTTCATTATTAGCTTTTTAGCATTTAGTAAGTTTCCTTTCTgcattctttagtatagtacagtattctttaatataatatagtatcataaagtaataaattagccttctgagaacatggagtcagattcatcattcctgccttcgtcagggcattccctgcaaatacaatattttACTACTCAAAACTTAACCTTCTGTtttcctgccagctccctgaGGGCTGCAAGATGCTTTTGTGACTTGCTGCAGGCAGATCCCATCCTCACTGCTCCCAATAACTTGGTCCCAACAGCTAAGCTATGTGAGAATGAAGCCTAAAggaaaaaccacagcaaaaccaaagcagaatAAGGGATAAACTGGGCTGCCCAGCACCCAGGGTCTACCTGAGGTCATCCAGTGCCTTGCAACGACAGCTCATACCCAGAACACATTCCTAAATGAGCAGTAAGCAAAAAGGGAAAGGTTCTATTCCTTGCCAGTGCTCTTCTTGCTGAACTTGCCTTTCTGAAAATTATCCATGAACAGGCTTGGATTTTCACAAATGTGTTGGTTAGCTGGAATTATCTGATGCATTGTTTACGCCAACATATTCCAGACTGTGAATTGCTGACTGCAGACTATTCATGCCTGTTGCTGCCAGTATCTGCTGTTTGTAATTTACTATTTGTGCTGGGTGAGTGGCTGTCTGAATCACAGGGTTTCAGGGCTACTCTTTGACTAAATGCTTCCTCAGTGCCTCCTGGACCTGCTCCAAAGCCCACTGAATCCACTGGAAAAGTCCCACTGACCCTGAGTGGCTGTGGACCAGCTCAAGATGGCTGTGGAATACTTTCTGCTCATGAGGAATACACTGTCACAACACCATAAGAGGGCAAAAATCCATTCCTACAAACATCCCAATATTGCTAGGAGAGAGGGAGCACAAACAGAGACGAAGGAGATTGAAGCCACTGCCAAAGCACTATTCACAGATGCTGCTCACAGCTTTCATTTGTGCTTTGTCCACGGTACATGGGAGCCAGAAGCACAAGCATTTGCAGCTCTTAGCAATGCTGATCAATAGAGCAGTGAAAAGGTTTCTAATGCATTTTTGTCAGGTGCTTCATAGCAGGAGTTATAGCCTGAGCAGCTCACAGGAGTGATAAAGTGAGCTCACGGTGATAAAGAGAGGTTGAGAAAATACCATCCTAATCTTCAGGTTATTcctcagcagaaagaaaagtaacCCTGAAATAGTCATTGACACAAACATCACATTTTCAAACATCATATTTTCAAATAGTACAAACCCAGTACTGTAGCAGATGTTAACAGAGGAGCTGATTTAGAATAGAATCACTATCAATCATAaacctttttgggtttttttcctgcagcagccttgcaaatagaaatgaaaccagaaaatgcatttcctactgaggctgaggaggagagagagTTACAGGGTATGCGAGCAAAGGGAGGGTTCACATTAGCAGGACATATGGGGATCCCAACTCTCAAGGCGACAGCAGAGTCAAAAGCACTGAAGACAGCTGAAATTGCCTAATTAATAGGATTTAATGTAACTCCCTATTTCCACTGGGATTGATTTACAGCCGTTGCCAAAACTGCCTCTCATTTGGGAAGTGTGAATCTCTCAGCTATTAGACTGGCTATTAAAGACATGGAAACTTATAATAGCTGAGCAGATTTTTGCTGAAAAGTAATGTGCTCAGAGCCTGGTGATTAAGCAATGCCCTCTCTGACTTTAAGTTTATTTGGTTCAATATCCGTGGGAAGGAGAAGCCTTGAATAGCACCGATAATAGATGACAGTATCAGGTCTGAATTTACCCTTGTTACaaaggctgggtttttttttaatctggattTCACTCAAAACTGCCCAAAAACTTGCCTG
Protein-coding regions in this window:
- the RTN1 gene encoding reticulon-1 isoform X1; translation: MSAPPDPQDLLLAGSALHWAADGAAGAPLRDGDGAEQRQQLGFGSAREHPPVTMATASPGVTGSSHLFDYGSTANGGDNSFYTSLISDVHYTTPRDSTYFTGIYQQENTPIPCSGSTEGFNALGHPVQDVTGFESRGLFSSDSGIEMTPAESTEVDKTLADPMKVEGYKYMDMSRSEEIKYQEKHDSDSEDESPGLSDKYRGTPVGSSHAAEPPQTPFETTKAAKEQDLLEDRKSGGQHSPSGGTTPVKITLTETENTKEAASKEPSPTQPDTGLKPSHEVVPTVTVSEPEDDSPGSVTPPSSGTEPSGSESQGKGSLSEDELISAIKEAKSFSFDAAEAQRGPAAEKREPRPKSGRPAAAPHGEHEASSAESGDSEIELVSEDPLAAEEVLHSNYMTFSHIGGPPPSPASPSIQYSILREEREAELDSELIIESCDASSASEESPKREQDSPLMKPKVMDIIKEENNSRADASEYEAGKMTESRMNRENLAESSSYLKSSFVAPKIGAEPPTSAVSTEELKERVKLKKPIEETVVNQSKVSSKDFGKKSPLASLLLPFLNKQKAIDLLYWRDIKQTGIVFGSLLLLLFSLTQFSVVSVVAYLALAGLSATISFRIYKSVLQAVQKTDEGHPFKAYLEMEMNLSQDQIQKYTDCLQLYVNSTVKELRRLFLVQDLVDSLKFAVLMWLLTYVGALFNGLTLLIMAVVSMFTLPVVYDKYQAQIDQYLGLVRTHINTVVAKIQAKIPGAKRKAE